Part of the Nicotiana sylvestris chromosome 2, ASM39365v2, whole genome shotgun sequence genome, gcttaaactcattaccaagagttgacagattccatcttgatcattcactaattctacaagcatttaatcgtatccaatatcctttcaactatcacactagggccataggtgtctgttatcaaagcacaataaataacttgtcaattactatgacgatctcaggtcaaaggaaacttttacatcacattcttcaagagaatattctattgacagtttatggtaattctaaccattaggaattatccaatgagtcggttcaatgatcatatctctatatgcatcatctatctatgtaatttagttaatgagatcaactaatctttatcccataaagacgatcacataaatattgatctaatcggattactaatgtccaaattaataatcctacgatcaagaacaaatttagattaaattataagaaacttcactctcattatcatgatctccatcacaatgtcaagtctcaaaatttaatcaaggaccttatcaaattaatcaagcaattaataacaatgataaaagaatatcaaatgccatatatattttataaaaatatgttcaaaacatATGTTCAAAttatcaaatatgatattggatctagggcatatctactatatccctaacaatctcccacttgcactagagccaatcgctcttatacttcattcccaattttcacttgtgcttgtcaaactcctttgcaccaagagctttagtgaatgggtctgcaacattttcttttccatcaaccttttgaatcttgACATCTCCACGTTCAATGATATCTCTTATCAAGTGATACCTTCGCAGAacgtgtttggatttttggtgtgatCTTGGTTCTTTTGCTTGATCAATGGCTCCAGTATTGTCATACAATAGTGGAACCTTACCTTCTATTGAAGGAACTacaccaagttcagttaagaactttttcatccatacagcttccttagcagcttcactggctgctatatattctgcttcagtcactgaatcagctatagtagcttgtttggaactttcccaactcactgcaccaccatttaaggtgaatacataaccagaaatagatttgctatcatctctatctgaagagaaacttgcatcagtataaccttcaagtttcaactcagaatctcAATAGATGGGGAATTGGTCTTTAGTTcgtcttaagtacttaagaatgatcttcaccaccttccaatggtactcaccaggatttgcctgatatcggctagtcactccaaatgcataagccacatcaggacgtgtacatgtcatggtatacatgatagTCCCACTGCACTAGCGTATGGGATCCTACTCATGTGTTCTTTCTCTTCAGGTGTTTTAGGACAATTCCCCCTACTGAGAGTAATTCCAGTGTCTATTGGAATTATCCATAttatacctctttaagatggtatcaatATACAAAGACTAGGAAAGTCCAAGCAgcttcctagatctatctctatagatctttattcctaatatataagctgtttctcccaagtctttcatggagaactgtTCAGATAGCCAAATATTGGTACTTTGCAATGTCGGTATGtcattccctatgagcaatatatcatcaacatacaacactaaGAATATAGTGTGCTCTcactaacctttttgtacacacaaggttcttgttcgcatctaacaaaattgaacttttcaattgtcttgttaaagcgaatattccaacttcgagaagcttgctttagtccataaatggatctttgtagcttgcaaattttattatgatcagacgaagatgtgaaaccttcaggctgtgtcatgtacacatcctcttctagcttaacattaaggaaagctgttttcacatccatttgccatatttcataatcatagtatgctGCTATAGCAAGCAAAATCCGAATATATTTGAGCATTGCCACGGGAGAGAAACGTCTCGTCATAGTCAACTCCTTCTTTCTGAtgatatcccttggcaacaagacgggctttgtaggtctccacctttctgtctgctccaatctttttcttaaaaacccatttacaacctataggttttatatcctttgaaggttcaactaaagtccatactttattttTCTTCATAGATTCCATTTCGGATTCCATGGCCTTCTGCCATTTCTCATAATCAgaactttgtatagcctcttcataggtcttagggtcatcatcattatgatcaacctcatttgatacatcatcttgtaccattaaatttaatctagttggtacatgacgtTCTTGTGTAGACCTTCATAACCTTTTCTAATGGTTAGGAACTCAGGTACTATCCTAACTAGGTAGAGATGATGAAACAATGCTTGAGTAAACCCATGAAAACACGTAGGTTCTGTAAGTTATTTTCCTACGTGTATGTGGCCCCAATAGATTAAGCCCATAACTAATGTTTAATTAATTATCAAATCTCATCCGTCTGATTGGTTACTTGATGGACGTACCAGATTAAGTGGGAACCTCTATAAATTGGGCCTCTCCCCACCCATTAGGTTTAccgtattttattttctttcttccatcaCTAAAGGCGGCGGTAACGAAAGCTGGGGCAAGGGGCAAGAAACCAATTACCGATTAACGCTTCTACTTCAAGATAATGGATtccgcttcaggtatgttttctatgaCGATTATAtgtaagattatcatgttcaagatCCTAATATGAATTAAAGTTTATGCTTACATGTGGTATCAAGCCTGGAACTAGAACTGGTAATCTTCATAAAAATACATTGCAAAGCTTTACGTTCTTCTGCTTTTGTCTACTGAGGAAGTCTTCATGATAGAATTGCTCCAAGTGATTGGAAATTATTTGATCCCTTGAATTAAATATAAAAGTAAGCTTATTATCATGATGTGAATGACGGCTATAGAATAACCCTATTAATTCTATTTTGGTCCGTGACCAACTTTTAAGAGCGGTTCTTTAGTCCCGTAAACGTACCATATTATGTAAGTGAACTTCATGTTTTGAAATTCTGTGTTTTATCCCCATTAAATTCATTCCTCTGATGATGTAAGTCATGTgttaatttaaaaaatttatgtGAACTCTACTTCTATATGAACTAAGTTGTTAAGTCAAATATTACGAACTTGAGTCATGAATTGTTTTAGCTTGTTCTGGAGTCGTGTATCTGCAATAACGAAAAGAGGCCTTCAACACATTATTGAATTTCATTGGGTGATTTTGTTAAGTTGAATTACTTATGTTCGTTAGAAGCCGTAATTTGTCCAATCAAATTGCCGTTATGTTTTAGCTTACTGTTAAGTTCTTCTTTGCCATAAAGTATTTCTTGTTTCGGGCCATATAATGTATTTTGGTTagtaaattgataaactcatttattatttttattttatgtatgtgATTAATGTGTATATAGTTTGTTAGTCACCAAAGTGATCAAACAAGATTGTTTAAAGTATTCACATGCATAAAATCTTATAATCTCTATTTTATATGTGCATTTATGTTTATATAGTTTGTTAGTCGTCAAAGTGGCCAAACTAGTATGTTAATCAAAAGTATGCATGCATAAAATTGTAGTTCCATGAAATTAATGAAATGCCTATAATTAAAAATTAGTGGATAAATTAATTTTCACTATTGCTAGAACTTAAGGATTTACCCAAAGGTGTATCAATTATTCTATGAATAGTGAATATAATGAGGTAAATTAATATTCTTAGTCAAATATATATTGTCTGTCCAAAGATGGCATATATATTTGgttaaaaaatatttaattacctATTAAAGACTAAATGACATTTAAATTATGATAGTGTGTCGTAGTATTTACCCAAAGGAGAATTGCGATATGCTTTAACTGTTTTGTTGAATCCATATTAATTGGTGAGCATGTATTATCTATTTTGCAGCTATTCCTTTTCATTCGCTTGCTTCGTCTGTTACTGTGTTCAACGGATTGAACTTCTCTGAATGGCGTGAACAAGTCCAGTTCCACTTAGGTGTCGTAGTTTAAATGTCATAATTTAAATGACATTTAAATTATGATAGTGTGTCGTAGTATTTACCCAAAGGAGAATTGCGATATGCTTTAACTGTTTTGTTGAATCCATATTAATTGGTGAGCATGTATTATCTATTTTGCAGCTATTCCTTTTCATTCGCTTGCTTCGTCTGTTACTGTGTTCAACGGATTGAACTTCTCTGAATGGCGTGAACAAGTCCAGTTCCACTTAGGTGTGATGGATCTTGACTTGGCTCTGCTAAATGATAAGCCCGCTGCCATTACTGATTCGAGCAGTGCGGATGAGAAGTCTTTCCATAAAGCATGGGAACGCTCTAACAGTCTAAGCCTTATGTTTATGCGAATGAATGTTGCCAACAACATTAAGAGTACTATTCCACAAATAGAAAGTGCCAGGGAATACCTGAAGTTTGTGGAAGAACGTTTTTGTTCTGCAGATAAGTCTCTCGCTGGTACACTAATGGCTGGACTCACGACCATAAAGTTTGATGGGTCGCGTAGTATGAAAAATCATATCATCGAGATGACTAACATTGCAGCAAGACTTCAGACCTTGGGGATGAAAGTGGATGATTCCTTCTTGGTTCAGTTTATTTTGAACCCGTTGCCTCCTGAGTATAAACCTTTCAAATTAACTATAATACTATTAAGGATAAGTAAAATGTTAGTGAATTGTCCAGTATGCTTACTCAGGAGGAGTCTAGACTTAAGAAACAAGGGAGTCATTCAATTAACCTCATGGGTCAAGGAGCTGGTAAAGGACTTAAAGTGAAGGCTAACAAgttcaagaagaagaaagcaCCTGCTAAAGCTCAACAGGATGCTAACAAGGGACATAAGGCAGATACATGTCGTTTTTATAACAATGAAGGACATTATCAGAAAGATTGCCTGAAACGTAAAATTTGGTTCGAAAAGAAAGGTACAATTAGTGTTTTTGTATGTTTCGAATCAAATTTAGTAGATGTTCCTAATAATACTTGGTGGCTTGATTCTGGTGCAACTGCTCATGTATCTACTACGTTGTAGGGATTCCTTACGATCCAAACTACAAATCCAAATAAGGATTTATTGTTCATGGGAAATTGTATGAAAGCTCCAATTGAAGGCATAGGGACTTATCGTTTGACCATAGAGACTGGACATCACCTTGATCTATTACAGACTCTTTATGTACCTTCAGTTTCTAGGaatttgatttctctttcaagacttgatgtttctggatttgatttaaagtttggaaatggatgtttcaatttatataagaATGCTATTTTTTATGGTTCTGGTTTTCTTAGTGAtggtttatataaattgaaactcgATATTGGTTTTTCTGAATCCCTTCTTACTGTTCAACATAATGTTGGAATTAAATGTAGTTTACTAGATGAAAGTTCTGCTTACTTGTGGCATACACATTTGGGTAAAACTCCAAAACTAGGGTTCCAAATACCTTATATTATAGAAAAGTTTGAGAAAGGGGCACCCCTACTATACCCCTAAACTACAAGCTAGCATATATCCAAAGAAAGGTTAGAGAAAGATTAGTAAAGAATGAGATTCTTCCGAATCGAAATTTTATTGATCTTACTATATGTTTGGATTGCATTAAGGGAAAGCAAACCAAGCATAGTAAGAAAGGGACAACAAGAAGCACCCAGCTTTTTGAAACTATACACACCGATATTTATGGACCCTTTGATGTTTCATATTTTGTGGACAAAAATACTTTATCACTATCGATGATTTTTCACGTTATGGATACatctatttgctgaaagaaaaatctcaaacagCAGATGCTCTCAAGGTGTTTGTTAATGAGATTGAAAGACAATTAGATAAAAAGGTGAAAATCATTAGGTTAGATAGAGGTGGTGAATATTATGGAAAATATAATGAGTCAGGATAATGTCCAGGTCCATTTGCAAAGTTCCTCGAGGAACGTGGCATATGTGCACAATATACTATGCCaggaacacctcaacaaaatggtgttgcagaaaGGCATAATCGAACACTTATGGATATGGTTAGGAGCATGATAAGTAATTCCTCATTACCTAAATCATTGTGGATGTATACTCTTAAAACCGCTGTATATTTATTAAACAGGGTTCCTAGTAAGGCAGTTCCAAAGACCCCTTTTGAACTGTGGACAGGAAGGAAATCTAGTTTAAGGCACCTGCATGTTTGGGGTTGCCCAGCGGAAGCTAGAGTTTATaatccacaagaaaagaaattagattCTCGAATAGTAAGTAGTTACTTTATTGGTTACCCATAGAAATCTAAAGGGTATGTGTTTTACTGTCCAAACCATAGTTCGAGAATTGTTGAAACCGGTAATGCAAGATTCATTGAGAATGGTGAAGTTAGTAGGAGTGTTGAAAAGCAAAGTGTGGAAATTAAAGAGGTGAGGGTCAATACTCTATTACCCAGAAATGTGCCTACTTCCACACAAATACCAAATATTATTCCAGTTGTTGAAGAACACTTTGACAACACCGAGCAACATTTGGATGAAACACTTCATGAAGAAACTAACTCACAAATATCTGACACAAATGAACCAAGAGAAATGCCATTAAGAAAATCTCAAAGAGTTAAAAATTCGGCTATTTCGGATGATTACGTGGTTTATTTGCAAGAGTCAGATTTTGACATTGGTCTTAATAAGGATACGGTTTCATTTTCACAAGCCATAGAAAGTAATGAGTATGACAAATGGATTGATGTCATGAAGGAAGAGTTAAAATCCATAGAATACAATAAAGTCTGGGATCTTGTTGAATTatgatgttctaaacgtcaataccacacaagaggggggtgatttgtgtggtactcAATTTTTCaatctagaagaacctggttcttctaggtgttctaactactactgttgcggaattaaaagtacagaaaataaagaacacagagatttttacgtggaaaacacctggctcaaaaggtgaaaaaacctagacctactactcagtaggattttcccaaatatccactaaaatcactgagccaaaatagcatttacaaaacctctttgtaaacctaaggattaactctaatccctatgtagcacacaacctcaactgttgtgacaccttcaagttagcctataacttgaacactcaaagtacctattacaaatgcttctatgaaagctgaaaaggtacaactttaaaccacctactacaattgaactagaataagaataaacacaatgaaactggttcttctatctcgttcaagtagcttcaggtgtGCACACttaaatctcacataaattgctcgcaaaattgccttgctcgtttgctctcaatttagtttaacttctgcgtatgtgcaacacctgtaaaagagaacaatcactgttatttaatgaggtagtaatcagagtttgattaaGACTCAATTGTTGATCTTCCATCGAAGTTGAGTCCTTGTACAATACAAACTCCAACCCTAtcctttatccggattgtgtCATCTTCCCAAAAGAAGACTTTCTCTCctcatccaatatgcaaccttttcgatcagttcaggagatattgctgcttgatcactgagacttatctccttcacgtgtatcTCACATGTCTAGGTTGATAAATACCATGCCTCAtatgatggacctggtccatgactgtgctcatttgtcattcttcaaaacttcacctgaacttgggccaacaaattccccctttttgatgatgacaaactctgtgcttttactAATCAAAGAACCTGTAGGAACTTAGCTTGACCATCAACTAACTTAGAATTttaacttatcatcaaggaccaggtttaattaggttataaatatcacattattcaGAATAAagagtaaagcacaatatctcttcccccttttggcatcatcgaaaagttgcatacattGTGAATCCCAGATTTTAgtaattactcatggccacttgGGCAACTGCAAGTGAAAACATGGATGAAATCATCAATAATCAACAAACATATTCAAACTATTAAGATCAGAATCTTCATAGAACAAGAGAAACAACAGTTGGCATTGATAAGATATGTTTCCACCAACAAAccgcaaaaagaaagaaaaacttccaaaacatgagcaaaagaaaacagaaaactTCCCTAATTTGGGACACTGGGGGTACTAGACTGGTTCAGAAGACAACAACTGGACATCCTAAAgcttggaggaactagagggATGGGTTTGGAGAAGGTTGAGCATATTCTGAAGCATCCCATCACTCTTCTCATTTTTTTTGCTAGCTCAGTTCTAAGGCCATCTCTTTCAGTTTCCAGTTCAGCTACACAAGCCTGGAGCCTAGCAATTTGAGCATCCTTAGATCCACACTCTTGAACCAAAGCCCTAACCTTGTTGTTCACAGGTGTCTTcagagatgaaccaggttcaactgGGGTGGTattgactggatagtcacaagcCAGAAGAGTCTTGATGCCAAAGTGTTCCTTGCTTGTTGCCATCTCCCATTTTTTAAAGGCACATTCAGCTTGTCCAAAACAATAGTCAATATGAACCCATATGGGGTGgtatgagccttggagccatttatgaccctgtcCAGTAATTTGACAATAAAGGCAGGCCAATTTATCTGCATTCCTCTCAcaaggcactccataagaactaggTCCATGTAGTTGGCAGTGTGCCTCCTCTCCTGTCTGGGCAGCAGGCACTTgttaacaaattcaaacaagaccttgtgctcaagcctcatctcacttttctgcacaAACATAGCTTCAGGCACATCTTCAGCAGTTGCGGCATCACAAAAATTTCTAGTGATTTGAAGAGCAGTAGGGAGAGAATCTAGAcatggccacctttgccttgtataaTCATCATACTCCTCACTAGGTATGTCTAGAATCTTACCCAATTTGAGTGCATCAAACTGCACCCTTACTCCTTTCACCAGACTGGTGACTACCCCATTCTTCACTGTGGCATTGGCCATAAACTCAATCAATTCTTTCCTAGACAGCCTCCCATCCATttcaaggaccatgtccttccaacctTGTGCAGCTAGGGCATCCACCAATCTTCTCATTCCTGGCTCATCCAGGTCTCTCAACAGTCTTCCTTTCAAAAAGATTCTTCTGCCAAAGATGGCAAACCTATCTTGTTCCTTTTCaaattcctcttcttcttcttcttcttctccactccattcttcttcttcctcagtaATTTTTACCTTCTTACCTTTCACTGCAGATCTGGTTCTTTTGGCTAAAGAGGGTTCAGTAGATACAGGttcagaggaagacttcttggaagaagcctTGGCCCTTTTTGGTTTGGGTGTAGGAACTTCCATAGTTGTTCCCCTTTATTGATGAaccagttccatctcctcttcttcttcttctgcaacctcagAACTCTCCACAACCTTTGCTTTTCCcttctccttctttttcttcttgcttTCTTCCAGAGCTTTCTGTAACTCAGCTTCACTTTGTTTGACCCTGCTTCTAGTGGCTCTTCCCTTAGGTATTGAAGGTACAGTAGGTTTTGGGGATgatattttgcttttctttgttgTCTTGGAAGCAGTTGGAGCCTTTTTGTGGAAGTTTTATgcttctttggatcataactggCCCCAACCCTCTTCAGAAGATCAGCCAGTGTTTCCTCAGCAGATGAACCAAGTTCATCTTGTTGCTTGCTTAGATGTACAAGCCCTTCAGCCGCctccccagaaccacttccctCTGACTTGTTGCCACCTTCTTCAACACCTCCACAGATAGCCTAAACTTTTTCTTTCCCATTTCCCCTCTCATCACCACTTGCTCcctctctctctttatctttctttttacctccacttctACTAGATTCAACCCCCTTTACATATTTGACAGGACCAACCAAGACAAACttgttttctacattttgaaCCACAGTAGAGAATACCATACAAGAACTTACCTCACCAGAGGTTTCTTGAATTTTGTCAATGTCAGAAGACCCGTGTTCTTCACCTTCACTAGCAGAAATAAAAGCTTCAGACTCAGAGCTTGAGTCAGATTCTTGAGTAGGACTTTCCTTCCTCTGGCTAGCCTTCAATTTCTCATTTAGAACTTTTCTTAGAGCTCCAGAAGCTACAGTTTTTCTGGCTAACATTTTCTGCCTacgaaaacctaggttttggggTTTCACTAGGGGGTGTAGATGAGGATGTATTAGAAGGGGATACTGGTGGGGGAGTGCTAGGATTATCTTGAGGGTTCGTCATGGTGAATTGTTTCTtgagaaaaatttgaaaatttttgGAGAGAGGAAGGGAGATCTGAACTTGAGAAAAGTTTTGACGGTTATGGACTAATGAAGAAGAGGTGTGGTGTATATTTGAAGATGATTAGAATTAAATGCAGTAACAGCAGCTTTTTCAGAGGTCAATTAGAAGTCTAATCAAGGTGTAATTCCGGTCTCTTAGTGATTACTAGGCATCGCTAGATTTTAGGCAAAAATCCCCGTTTTTAGAGTTCTAGGGGAACGAAACTAATTCAATGCTCAACAGATAGAATTTTTGGGAATTTGATGAatgtaggacttctgctcatgattggaaaaataatctttctaattgtgcagagtatagaaaacatacctgagcttttcatatgaacacatactgatgaaccaggttctttatatagaactctcttgaacatgcctcaaatgccaaaaTAGAAGAAACTTTGTAAGAGATTGGTGAGTCACAAGAGTATACTAACTaaagtatgaaactgagtaagaATTGATCTAGCTATTTACACAAAGTTAGAACTCCtaaccaaaaaaaattattttttattttttattttttaatattgtgCATTCTAAactggacctattaggtgatcttaatcatccttaattccaacatgttcctctcaaagttttctctactcagtgctttagtgaaaaTGTCAActatttgtttatcagtagcacagaattctattgaaatcaatcctttctcatagttatctcttaagaagtggtgtctaacatctatgtgcttagtcctcttatgatgaatagggttctttgtcatacttatagtactagtgttatcacagaatattgGAATACATCCTACTTCAATTCCAAAATCTACCagttgttgtttgatccatagcaattgagcacaacaagaagcaTCAGCAACATACTCGGCTTAAGCAGTAGATAGGGCCACAGAATTTTGCTTTttggtagcccatgacacaagataTGAACTaaggaagtgtgccatacctgaggtgcttttcATGTCCACtaagaaacctgcataatcagcatcagcatatcctactagatcaAAATTACTACTTTTAGGATACTAAAGACACAGATCAGTCGTGCCTTTCAGATATCTCAGTATCATCTTTACAGCAGTCAAGTGGGATTCTTTTGGATTTTTTcctgaaaacgagcacaaagccctacactgaaaacaatgtcaggtcttcttgcagtaagatacaagagtgatccaatcatacccctatagaacttttgatcaactgatgaaccaggttcatcaatatctaatttagtggcagttgcaatgggtgtgtctatttctttagaatcctccattttaaactttttgattagCTCTTTTGTATACTTCttctgatggatcatggttccatttggactctgtttgatctgcaagcctaaaaagaagttaagctcacccatcatgctcatttcaaactcactccccattagttttgcaa contains:
- the LOC138885132 gene encoding uncharacterized protein — translated: MLARKTVASGALRKVLNEKLKASQRKESPTQESDSSSESEAFISASEGEEHGSSDIDKIQETSGEVSSCMVFSTVVQNVENKFVLVGPVKYVKGVESSRSGGGNKSEGSGSGEAAEGLVHLSKQQDELGSSAEETLADLLKRAPTASKTTKKSKISSPKPTVPSIPKGRATRSRVKQSEAELQKALEESKKKKKEKGKAKVVESSEVAEEEEEEMELVHQ